A section of the Serratia liquefaciens ATCC 27592 genome encodes:
- a CDS encoding FadR/GntR family transcriptional regulator, with translation MDTKMPIQSHTLSSQIKHYVLDMISQQQLTPGMAVPSEVKLIEELGVSRGVIREAYRSLSALGILEIKSGKVPRVKAFDSSVLELIFGFAIASNQVSVSQILSVRQWLEIGSAGMAATNGNEEDFRQLQDEMKQIEDCIFDTDKFIQHDINFHLIIARASRNPLSAILLQSLHEQLRRSIHAGLEAQSGTDAERKQIVSLHQDICDCVCAKDAEGAMKAMTNHFNTAVNSLIEKGEKANDGA, from the coding sequence ATGGATACAAAGATGCCGATTCAGAGCCACACATTGTCCTCGCAAATCAAGCATTACGTGCTGGATATGATAAGCCAGCAACAGCTGACGCCGGGGATGGCGGTTCCAAGCGAAGTAAAATTAATTGAGGAGCTGGGTGTCAGTCGTGGTGTGATCCGTGAGGCATACCGTTCGCTATCCGCTCTGGGTATTCTGGAGATAAAAAGCGGTAAAGTCCCGCGAGTGAAAGCGTTCGACAGCAGCGTGCTTGAGCTTATTTTTGGCTTTGCTATAGCTTCAAATCAGGTGTCCGTCTCCCAAATACTTAGCGTGCGTCAGTGGCTTGAAATCGGCAGTGCCGGCATGGCGGCGACCAACGGCAATGAAGAGGATTTTCGCCAGTTACAGGATGAGATGAAGCAGATTGAGGATTGTATCTTCGATACAGACAAATTCATTCAGCATGACATTAACTTCCATCTCATTATTGCCAGGGCATCTCGCAACCCTCTGTCCGCTATTTTATTGCAATCCCTGCATGAACAACTCAGACGTTCTATCCATGCTGGCCTTGAGGCGCAAAGTGGAACCGACGCCGAAAGAAAACAGATTGTCTCTTTGCATCAGGATATTTGCGATTGCGTTTGCGCCAAGGACGCGGAAGGAGCGATGAAAGCGATGACGAACCATTTTAATACGGCGGTCAACTCTTTGATTGAAAAGGGCGAGAAGGCCAATGACGGGGCCTGA
- a CDS encoding RraA family protein, producing MWSNDKELFQLMRTKLFPAVVGDILDTMGFLHQFFAPSIKPLQMNMVVAGRAMPVLEADVYELKSSSGHNEITQQPFGLMFEALDSLKEDEVYIATGSSLRYALWGGLMSTRARHLKAAGAVLDGYVRDSNEILELNFPTFSHGTYAQDQGPRGKVIDYRVPIEFNGIRVNPGDIVYGDRDGVLIIPQEVERDAISLALEKVSTENRVRTAISNGMSTVEAFETFGVM from the coding sequence ATGTGGTCGAATGATAAAGAGCTGTTCCAACTGATGCGCACCAAGCTGTTCCCCGCCGTTGTGGGGGATATTCTTGATACTATGGGATTTTTACATCAGTTTTTTGCCCCCTCCATTAAACCGCTTCAGATGAATATGGTGGTTGCCGGCAGAGCAATGCCAGTGCTCGAAGCCGATGTCTACGAGCTCAAATCCAGCTCTGGGCATAACGAAATCACCCAACAGCCTTTTGGGTTAATGTTTGAAGCACTGGACTCGTTGAAAGAAGACGAGGTGTACATCGCCACGGGAAGTTCTCTGCGTTACGCGCTTTGGGGCGGCCTGATGTCAACCCGGGCTCGTCATCTGAAAGCGGCTGGCGCCGTGCTGGATGGTTATGTACGCGACAGCAATGAAATCCTGGAATTAAATTTCCCCACGTTCTCACACGGCACTTATGCACAAGATCAAGGCCCCAGAGGAAAGGTGATCGATTATCGCGTTCCTATTGAATTTAACGGAATAAGGGTAAACCCAGGTGATATCGTCTATGGCGACCGCGATGGTGTATTAATCATCCCGCAAGAAGTTGAACGTGACGCCATTAGTTTGGCATTAGAAAAAGTCTCCACAGAGAATCGCGTCAGGACGGCCATCAGCAATGGCATGAGCACGGTAGAGGCATTCGAAACCTTTGGCGTAATGTAA
- a CDS encoding MFS transporter translates to MKQRNKIITLLFIASIINYLDRAAFSVAMPYIKDYLQLSPAEIGVMLSSFFFGYALFNFVGGYLSDIYGPRKVMAIAMLTWSLFCGLTGVAFSYIILFIIRVIFGMSEGPVSTNINKVITHWIPIHQRARAIGIANAGNPLGGAIAGPIVGFLIIMWNWRVAFIILMSLGFVWTFFWLKNFTDHPKDHPKTQPIEIEEFETALHNAPVNHDTQTKLPFRFYLTQPLVLATGMAFFAINYILYFFLTWFPSYLSMAKGLNIAEMSIASSIPWLLGSVGMVMGGAVSDYIYKKSGRLLFSRKLLIVVGLIASSICICIAGIVDSVTFAVIMMSFGIFFMYLAASSPWSIISDSISADKVGGVGGFVHLLANTSGMIAPILTGFIVQYSGGSFISAFVLAGVVGIFGALSVALFVKPINSNKKAQPLTDTLTNLRKQ, encoded by the coding sequence ATGAAACAGAGAAATAAAATAATAACACTCTTGTTTATAGCCAGCATTATTAACTACCTGGATCGGGCTGCATTTTCTGTTGCCATGCCCTATATAAAAGATTATCTACAACTCTCTCCTGCTGAAATTGGTGTCATGCTGAGCAGCTTCTTCTTCGGCTATGCCTTATTTAACTTCGTCGGGGGGTACCTGTCTGACATTTACGGCCCGCGCAAAGTGATGGCCATTGCCATGCTTACCTGGTCGTTATTCTGTGGTCTGACAGGGGTCGCTTTCAGCTACATCATCCTATTTATTATTAGAGTCATTTTTGGGATGAGCGAAGGCCCGGTCAGCACCAACATCAATAAGGTCATCACCCACTGGATCCCGATTCACCAGCGCGCACGCGCCATTGGTATTGCCAATGCAGGCAATCCACTCGGAGGGGCTATCGCGGGCCCCATCGTTGGATTCCTGATCATTATGTGGAACTGGCGAGTGGCCTTTATCATCCTCATGTCACTTGGCTTTGTGTGGACCTTCTTCTGGCTGAAAAACTTTACTGACCACCCTAAAGATCACCCGAAGACCCAGCCTATTGAAATTGAAGAGTTTGAAACGGCTCTGCACAATGCGCCGGTAAACCATGATACCCAGACCAAGCTGCCGTTTCGCTTTTATCTGACACAGCCACTGGTTTTGGCGACCGGCATGGCGTTCTTCGCCATCAACTATATTCTTTATTTCTTCCTGACCTGGTTTCCCAGCTACCTCTCAATGGCAAAAGGGCTGAACATTGCTGAAATGAGTATTGCCTCCTCGATCCCATGGTTACTTGGCAGTGTGGGCATGGTCATGGGAGGCGCTGTCTCCGATTATATTTACAAGAAAAGCGGAAGATTACTTTTTTCCAGAAAGCTGCTTATTGTTGTCGGTTTAATTGCCTCGTCTATATGCATCTGTATTGCCGGGATCGTCGACTCCGTGACCTTTGCCGTCATTATGATGTCCTTCGGCATATTCTTTATGTATCTGGCAGCATCATCGCCCTGGTCTATTATTTCCGACAGTATTTCCGCAGATAAAGTGGGTGGCGTGGGCGGCTTTGTTCACCTGCTGGCGAATACTTCAGGCATGATCGCCCCTATTCTGACCGGTTTTATTGTTCAATACAGCGGTGGCAGTTTTATTTCAGCCTTCGTATTAGCCGGTGTCGTAGGTATTTTCGGCGCATTAAGCGTAGCGTTATTTGTCAAACCCATTAATTCAAATAAAAAAGCACAACCTCTCACGGACACCTTAACAAACCTGAGGAAACAATAA
- a CDS encoding zinc-binding alcohol dehydrogenase family protein, with protein sequence MKALTIDKNSHTEFVDIPEAVCGDNDVLIDVQRVGLCGSDLNTYRGFNPLVVYPCIPGHEISGEVIRTGCNVTTAKPGDRVVVLPCTECGVCSSCLAGRPNACKHNQTLGVQRQGGMAQRLVIPANKILVCNALSFDELALVEPLAVGLHAARRGAIQVGEWVAVIGCGVIGLGAIAAAAAMGARVIAIDIDDRKQAVALACGACSFLNGTKVDLADELGRIDEGRGPALVIEAAGQTSSIEQSLELVAFSGRIVYVGYAKKPVNYNSALFLLKEVDIRGSRNATVADFRAVLALMEQQRYPLHSIITTHYPLDQAGEAFMAWAADPGAVTKILIAF encoded by the coding sequence ATGAAAGCATTAACCATTGATAAAAATTCCCATACCGAGTTCGTCGATATCCCTGAGGCCGTATGCGGTGATAATGATGTTCTTATTGATGTCCAGCGCGTCGGCCTCTGCGGCTCCGATTTAAATACCTACCGTGGGTTTAACCCCCTGGTTGTCTACCCTTGCATCCCCGGCCATGAAATTAGCGGCGAAGTTATCCGCACAGGGTGCAATGTCACGACGGCCAAACCGGGCGATCGTGTGGTGGTCTTGCCTTGTACAGAATGCGGGGTTTGCAGCAGTTGCCTCGCTGGCAGGCCGAACGCTTGTAAGCACAATCAAACGCTCGGCGTCCAGCGTCAGGGGGGTATGGCGCAAAGGCTGGTTATCCCAGCGAATAAAATTCTTGTTTGCAATGCCCTGAGCTTTGATGAACTGGCTCTGGTTGAACCTCTGGCCGTTGGGCTGCACGCCGCCCGTCGTGGTGCCATTCAGGTTGGAGAATGGGTGGCCGTGATAGGTTGCGGTGTCATTGGTCTGGGGGCCATAGCCGCTGCAGCAGCAATGGGAGCACGGGTGATCGCCATAGACATAGACGATCGCAAACAGGCCGTGGCTCTGGCCTGCGGCGCTTGCTCATTCCTCAATGGGACAAAGGTCGACCTCGCCGACGAGCTGGGCAGGATCGACGAAGGCCGTGGCCCGGCACTGGTCATTGAGGCCGCCGGGCAAACCTCTTCAATAGAGCAATCTCTCGAACTGGTCGCCTTTTCTGGCCGCATCGTTTACGTCGGCTACGCAAAAAAACCGGTTAACTACAACAGCGCGCTTTTTTTGCTGAAAGAGGTGGATATCCGCGGCTCACGAAACGCCACGGTGGCAGATTTTCGCGCCGTTCTGGCCTTGATGGAACAACAGCGCTATCCCCTGCATTCAATTATCACCACTCATTACCCGCTCGACCAGGCAGGTGAAGCCTTTATGGCGTGGGCAGCCGATCCTGGTGCCGTGACCAAAATACTTATCGCCTTTTAA
- a CDS encoding SDR family NAD(P)-dependent oxidoreductase, giving the protein MLKNAFSLEGKTALITGAASGLGYAMAECMVASGAKVIIADLNGPLAQQAAENLGPMATYSQFNVSETTKTQAWVNGLLDQVGQIDILVNNAGNHCKKPIEEMSVEDFESVLDVHVVAAFALTKALVPHMKQHGNASVLFTASMTSFLGQPYVAGYAAAKSAYLGLIRALTTELAGAGIRVNGIAPGWIDTPMLRKAIEGDDERRNKILGRTPMKKFGKPEDIGWAATYLASEAAAFISGQVLVVDGGALIGF; this is encoded by the coding sequence ATGTTAAAAAATGCATTTTCACTCGAAGGTAAAACGGCATTAATTACTGGCGCGGCCAGCGGCTTGGGTTACGCAATGGCTGAATGCATGGTGGCCAGTGGCGCAAAAGTCATCATAGCCGACCTCAATGGTCCACTCGCTCAGCAGGCTGCTGAAAACCTCGGTCCTATGGCAACCTACAGTCAATTTAACGTCAGTGAAACCACCAAAACCCAGGCATGGGTGAACGGTTTGCTCGACCAGGTTGGGCAGATCGACATCCTGGTCAACAACGCGGGCAACCATTGCAAAAAGCCCATCGAGGAGATGAGCGTTGAGGATTTTGAATCCGTTCTTGATGTTCACGTTGTCGCAGCGTTTGCCTTGACCAAAGCGTTAGTCCCGCACATGAAGCAGCATGGCAATGCCAGCGTTCTGTTTACCGCCTCCATGACGTCATTTCTCGGACAGCCCTATGTCGCCGGCTATGCGGCGGCGAAATCGGCCTACCTGGGGCTTATCCGCGCGCTGACCACCGAACTGGCTGGGGCAGGCATACGCGTCAACGGCATCGCCCCGGGCTGGATCGACACACCCATGCTGCGGAAGGCCATTGAAGGAGATGATGAGCGCCGCAATAAAATTCTCGGACGAACCCCGATGAAGAAATTCGGCAAGCCAGAAGACATTGGCTGGGCCGCTACTTATTTGGCTTCAGAGGCAGCCGCCTTTATCAGCGGTCAGGTTCTGGTGGTTGATGGTGGCGCTCTGATTGGTTTCTGA
- a CDS encoding UxaA family hydrolase: protein MEQVAYKINDVDNVATALTPIQTGKVSVRGCGNDTVIANENINIGHKIALCPISMGDPIIKYGINIGSATQAIKTGDWVHLHVMHSNYDERSSHLDLVTGAPKDVKYE, encoded by the coding sequence ATGGAGCAAGTCGCATACAAGATTAATGACGTTGATAATGTCGCTACGGCGCTAACGCCCATACAAACCGGCAAAGTCTCGGTTCGCGGCTGTGGGAATGACACCGTCATCGCCAATGAGAATATCAATATCGGCCATAAAATAGCGTTATGCCCCATTTCCATGGGCGACCCCATCATTAAATACGGCATCAACATAGGCAGTGCGACCCAAGCGATAAAAACCGGCGATTGGGTTCACCTGCACGTTATGCATAGCAACTATGACGAACGCTCATCCCATCTGGATCTGGTGACCGGTGCCCCTAAGGATGTCAAATATGAATAA
- a CDS encoding UxaA family hydrolase, with the protein MNKLESLKSVTWSGYQRQNGTKGIRNKILVIYTVECAHFVADKITEKVNDAEVEAVGFSGCTDNEYAVRMLISLIRHPNVGGVLAVGLGCEYIQPEWLSNIAKEEGKPTAWFYIQQTGGTKGSVELGVEHVRRMQTELTRTSRVPMGFADLIIGSECGGSDYTSGLAGNVAVGNFFDWLVDAGGTAIFEEIVEAIGLIDILSQRAASESAKDEIVATYNKALDYCKSVRQYSVSPGNFAGGLSTIEEKSMGAVIKSGSRPIQGVLKVSGCPQRKGLWLLDSTPDPHWMQFGITNPNDNEGLMDLISCGSHIIFFVTGRGSVVGSVVAPVIKITGNSQTFENMIDDMDVDAGRLLSGAISQQQLSLEIAQLIVTIAAGQKSKSEEQGHKEYFIPYKYQSKEVLIPTRCES; encoded by the coding sequence ATGAATAAGTTAGAAAGCCTGAAATCGGTGACGTGGTCAGGTTACCAGCGCCAGAACGGCACCAAGGGGATCCGCAATAAAATATTGGTTATTTACACCGTGGAATGCGCCCATTTTGTGGCCGATAAGATAACCGAAAAAGTGAATGACGCCGAAGTTGAAGCGGTTGGGTTTTCCGGTTGTACCGACAATGAGTACGCCGTAAGAATGCTGATCTCATTAATTCGCCATCCTAATGTCGGTGGTGTCCTTGCCGTAGGGTTAGGGTGTGAGTACATCCAGCCAGAGTGGCTCAGCAATATCGCAAAAGAAGAAGGAAAGCCGACGGCCTGGTTCTATATTCAGCAAACCGGCGGCACAAAAGGCAGTGTGGAGTTAGGCGTTGAGCATGTCAGGAGAATGCAGACAGAATTAACGCGCACCAGCCGAGTGCCTATGGGCTTTGCAGACTTGATTATCGGCAGTGAGTGTGGGGGCAGCGACTATACCAGCGGGCTGGCGGGCAATGTGGCGGTGGGCAACTTTTTTGATTGGTTGGTCGATGCGGGCGGTACGGCAATTTTTGAAGAGATCGTGGAAGCCATAGGCTTGATTGATATTTTGTCCCAGCGCGCGGCATCCGAAAGCGCTAAGGATGAAATCGTTGCCACCTACAATAAGGCGCTCGATTACTGCAAATCGGTGAGGCAATACTCGGTCAGTCCAGGAAACTTTGCCGGTGGACTATCCACAATCGAAGAAAAAAGCATGGGCGCCGTAATAAAGAGCGGCTCTCGCCCCATTCAAGGCGTGCTTAAAGTCAGCGGTTGTCCCCAGCGAAAAGGCCTATGGTTACTTGATAGCACGCCAGATCCTCACTGGATGCAATTTGGCATCACTAACCCTAATGATAATGAAGGGCTGATGGATCTTATCTCCTGCGGTAGCCATATTATCTTTTTTGTCACCGGTCGCGGCAGCGTAGTGGGCTCCGTGGTTGCCCCCGTGATAAAAATCACCGGCAACAGCCAAACGTTTGAAAACATGATTGATGATATGGATGTGGATGCCGGCCGGCTGTTAAGCGGGGCCATATCGCAACAACAGCTTTCTCTGGAGATCGCTCAATTGATAGTGACGATTGCAGCCGGGCAAAAAAGCAAAAGTGAGGAACAGGGCCATAAAGAATATTTTATTCCTTATAAATATCAAAGCAAAGAGGTGCTGATCCCCACGCGATGCGAAAGCTAG
- the nrdA gene encoding class 1a ribonucleoside-diphosphate reductase subunit alpha, whose translation MNQSLLVTKRDGRKERINLDKIHRVIDWAAEGLNNVSVSQVELRSHIQFYDGIKTADIHETIIKAAADLISRDAPDYQYLAARLAIFHLRKKAYGQFEPPKLLAHVTRMVEMGKYDKHLLEDYSTEEFEQMDSFIDHWRDMNFSYAAVKQLEGKYLVQNRVSGEIYESAQFLYILVAACLFSNYPRETRLDYIKRFYDAISTFKISLPTPIMSGVRTPTRQFSSCVLIECGDSLDSINATSSAIVKYVSQRAGIGINAGRIRALGSPIRGGEAFHTGCIPFYKHFQTAVKSCSQGGVRGGAATLFYPMWHLEVESLLVLKNNRGVEGNRVRHMDYGVQLNRLMYQRLIKGQDITLFSPSDVPGLYDAFFADQDEFERLYTKYEQDDSIRQKRVKAVELFSLMMQERASTGRIYIQNVDHCNTHSPFDPQIAPVRQSNLCLEIALPTKPLDDVNDENGEIALCTLSAFNLGAIESLDDLEELATLAVRALDALLDYQDYPIKAAHRGAMGRRTLGIGVINYAYYLAKNGVRYSDGSANNLTHKTFEAIQYYLLKASNRLAQEQGACPWFNETTYSQGILPIDTYKKDLDVICQEPLHYDWETLRKEIKETGLRNSTLSALMPSETSSQISNATNGIEPPRGHISIKASKDGILRQVVPEYERLKNDYELLWEMPNNDGYLQLVGLMQKFIDQSISANTNYDPTRFPGGKVPMKQLLKDLLTTYKFGVKTLYYQNTRDGAEDVQEDLLPAKGGDDDCESGACKI comes from the coding sequence ATGAACCAAAGTCTGCTTGTTACTAAACGCGATGGGCGTAAAGAGCGCATCAACCTCGACAAAATCCACCGTGTCATCGACTGGGCCGCGGAAGGGTTAAACAACGTCTCCGTTTCTCAAGTAGAGTTGCGTTCCCATATTCAGTTTTATGACGGCATCAAAACTGCTGATATTCATGAAACCATTATCAAAGCAGCAGCCGATCTGATCTCGCGCGACGCGCCGGATTACCAGTATCTGGCCGCGCGCCTGGCCATCTTCCATCTGCGTAAAAAAGCTTACGGTCAGTTCGAGCCGCCAAAGCTGCTCGCTCACGTGACGCGCATGGTAGAAATGGGCAAGTACGATAAGCATCTGCTGGAAGACTACAGCACTGAAGAGTTCGAGCAGATGGACTCCTTTATCGATCACTGGCGTGATATGAACTTCTCCTACGCGGCCGTTAAGCAGCTGGAAGGGAAGTATCTGGTGCAGAACCGCGTCAGCGGCGAGATCTACGAGAGCGCGCAGTTCTTGTATATCCTGGTGGCCGCGTGCCTGTTCTCCAACTACCCGCGTGAGACCCGTCTGGACTACATTAAACGTTTCTACGACGCGATCTCCACCTTCAAAATCTCACTGCCTACGCCAATCATGTCCGGCGTGCGCACCCCTACCCGCCAGTTCAGCTCTTGCGTGCTGATCGAGTGCGGCGACAGCCTGGATTCCATCAACGCCACTTCCAGCGCCATTGTGAAATACGTTTCGCAACGCGCCGGCATCGGTATCAACGCCGGTCGTATCCGTGCGCTGGGCAGCCCGATCCGTGGTGGTGAAGCCTTCCATACTGGCTGTATCCCGTTCTACAAACACTTCCAGACCGCGGTGAAGTCCTGTTCTCAGGGCGGCGTACGCGGTGGTGCAGCGACGCTGTTCTACCCGATGTGGCATCTGGAAGTTGAAAGCCTGCTGGTGCTGAAAAACAACCGTGGTGTTGAAGGCAACCGCGTTCGTCACATGGACTACGGCGTGCAGTTGAACCGCCTGATGTACCAGCGCCTGATCAAGGGCCAGGACATCACCCTGTTCAGTCCTTCTGACGTCCCGGGCCTGTATGACGCATTCTTCGCCGACCAGGACGAGTTCGAACGTCTGTATACCAAGTACGAGCAAGACGACAGCATTCGCCAGAAACGCGTAAAAGCGGTCGAACTGTTCTCACTGATGATGCAGGAACGCGCCTCTACCGGCCGTATCTACATCCAGAACGTTGACCACTGCAACACCCACAGCCCGTTTGATCCGCAGATCGCGCCGGTGCGCCAGTCCAACCTGTGCCTGGAAATTGCCCTGCCGACCAAACCGCTGGACGACGTCAACGACGAAAACGGCGAAATCGCCCTGTGTACGCTGTCCGCCTTTAACCTAGGCGCCATCGAAAGCCTGGACGATTTGGAAGAGCTGGCTACCCTGGCAGTGCGCGCATTGGACGCCCTGCTGGATTACCAGGACTACCCAATCAAAGCCGCACACCGTGGTGCCATGGGTCGTCGCACCTTGGGTATCGGCGTGATTAACTACGCTTACTATCTGGCGAAGAACGGCGTGCGTTATTCCGATGGCAGCGCCAACAACCTGACTCACAAGACATTCGAAGCTATCCAGTATTACCTGCTGAAGGCCTCGAACCGTCTGGCTCAGGAACAAGGGGCTTGCCCGTGGTTCAATGAAACCACCTATTCGCAGGGGATCCTGCCGATCGACACCTACAAGAAAGATCTGGATGTCATCTGCCAGGAGCCGCTGCACTACGACTGGGAAACCCTGCGTAAAGAGATCAAGGAAACCGGTCTGCGCAACTCGACCCTGTCGGCGCTGATGCCTTCGGAAACCTCTTCGCAGATTTCCAACGCCACCAACGGCATTGAGCCGCCACGTGGTCACATCAGCATCAAAGCGTCGAAAGACGGCATCCTGCGCCAGGTGGTGCCGGAGTACGAACGTCTGAAAAACGACTACGAGCTGCTGTGGGAAATGCCGAACAACGACGGCTACCTGCAACTGGTCGGTCTGATGCAGAAGTTTATCGACCAGTCGATCTCTGCCAACACCAACTATGACCCAACCCGTTTCCCGGGCGGCAAGGTGCCAATGAAGCAGCTGTTGAAAGACCTGCTCACCACCTACAAGTTTGGTGTCAAGACGCTGTACTACCAGAACACCCGCGACGGCGCGGAAGACGTCCAGGAAGATTTGTTGCCGGCCAAGGGCGGCGATGATGACTGCGAAAGCGGCGCCTGCAAGATCTAA
- the nrdB gene encoding class Ia ribonucleoside-diphosphate reductase subunit beta, with the protein MAYTTFSQNKNNQLLEPMFFGQSVNVARFDQQKHEIFEKLIEKQLSFFWRPEEVDVSRDRIDYQALPEHEKHIFISNLKYQTLLDSIQGRSPNVALLPLISIPELETWVETWSFSETIHSRSYTHIIRNIVNDPALVFDDIVTNEEILKRAKDISGYYDDLIEMTGYYHLLGEGTHQVNGNTVTVSLRALKKQLYLCLMSVNALEAIRFYVSFACSFAFAERELMEGNAKIIKLIARDEALHLTGTQHMLNLMRSGADDPEMAEIAVECQQQCYDLFVLAAEQEKEWAEYLFRDGSMIGLNKDILCQYVEYITNIRMQAVGLGLPFATRSNPIPWINAWLVSDNVQVAPQEVEVSSYLVGQIDSEVHADDLSDFEL; encoded by the coding sequence ATGGCTTACACCACATTTTCTCAGAATAAAAACAACCAGTTGCTGGAACCGATGTTTTTCGGTCAGTCGGTTAACGTTGCGCGTTTCGATCAGCAAAAACATGAAATTTTCGAAAAACTGATTGAGAAGCAACTGTCCTTCTTCTGGCGCCCGGAAGAGGTTGACGTTTCCCGCGACCGTATCGACTACCAGGCGTTGCCGGAACATGAAAAACACATTTTCATCAGCAACCTGAAATACCAGACGCTGCTGGATTCGATTCAGGGCCGCAGCCCGAACGTGGCGCTGCTGCCGCTGATCTCGATCCCGGAATTGGAAACCTGGGTGGAAACCTGGTCATTCTCTGAGACCATCCACTCACGTTCTTACACCCATATCATCCGTAATATCGTTAACGATCCGGCGCTGGTGTTTGACGATATCGTCACCAACGAAGAGATCCTCAAGCGTGCGAAGGACATTTCCGGCTACTACGACGATCTGATCGAGATGACCGGCTATTACCATCTGCTGGGTGAAGGCACGCATCAGGTCAACGGCAACACCGTTACCGTTAGCCTGCGCGCGCTGAAAAAACAGCTGTATCTGTGCCTGATGAGCGTTAACGCGCTGGAAGCCATCCGCTTCTACGTTAGCTTCGCCTGTTCATTTGCCTTCGCGGAACGCGAACTGATGGAAGGCAACGCCAAAATCATCAAGCTGATCGCCCGTGACGAAGCGCTGCACCTGACCGGTACCCAGCACATGCTGAACCTGATGCGCTCCGGTGCCGATGACCCGGAAATGGCAGAAATCGCCGTTGAGTGTCAGCAACAGTGCTACGATCTGTTCGTGTTGGCGGCCGAGCAGGAAAAAGAGTGGGCGGAATACCTGTTCCGTGACGGCTCGATGATCGGCCTGAACAAAGACATTCTGTGCCAGTACGTGGAATACATCACCAATATCCGCATGCAGGCAGTGGGCCTTGGCCTGCCGTTCGCCACCCGCTCTAACCCAATCCCATGGATTAACGCCTGGTTGGTCTCCGACAACGTGCAGGTTGCACCACAGGAAGTGGAAGTCAGCTCCTACCTGGTAGGGCAGATCGACTCGGAAGTCCATGCCGACGACCTGAGCGACTTCGAACTCTAA
- the yfaE gene encoding class I ribonucleotide reductase maintenance protein YfaE, with product MASSIVTLRTTGTQLTCPKSENCLLDVLELHDVEVEYQCRSGYCGACRLKLVKGEVTYRQQPLAFINQGEILPCCCMPLTDIELEI from the coding sequence ATGGCATCATCAATCGTGACGCTGCGTACCACGGGTACGCAGCTTACCTGCCCCAAAAGTGAAAATTGCCTGCTCGACGTGCTCGAATTGCACGACGTTGAGGTGGAATATCAGTGCCGTTCCGGCTACTGCGGCGCCTGCCGCCTGAAGCTGGTAAAAGGTGAAGTGACCTACCGCCAACAGCCATTGGCGTTTATCAACCAGGGTGAAATCCTGCCTTGCTGTTGCATGCCGCTGACGGATATCGAGTTGGAAATCTGA